The Jiangella alba genome includes the window CCTCGGCCTCACCGGAGGCCTGCTGGACGTCGGCGCCGGACCGCTCGCTGCTGGCGTTCTGACTGGTCGCCTCGGTGGTGTCCTCGTCGGGCGGCGTCGTCTCACCGGCGTCGGGCGTCGCGGGGGTGCCGGCCAGGATCTCCTGGATGCGCGCGTGCAGCTGGTCGTAGTCGGGGTCGCTGGACGTCGTGCCCATGCTGCCGAAGAACTCGTTGTCGAGCGTCAGGCTCTCGAGCGGCTGGGTGCGGACCTTCACCATCAGCTCGATCAGCGCCGGGAACAGGTCGGCCGGCACGTCGGAGGTGATGATGTCGCCGGCCGCCGACGCCAGGCTCTGGTACTGGCTGAGCAGCGTGGCCGGGTCGGCCTTGTCGACGATGGCGTTCATGACGCAGCGCTGCCGCTCCATGCGCTCGTAGTCGTCGCTGCCGCAGCGCGAGCGGGCGAACCAGAGCGCGTGGAAGCCGTCGAGCAGCTGGTCGTCGCCCTCTTCGATGTATCCGTTGGCCTGGGTGCAGCTGCCATCGGGGAGGCTCTTGTTGCCCCACGGGATGTCACGCGGCACGTTGACGGTGATGCCGCCGAGCGCGTCGACCACGGCCTCGAAGCCGGCGAGGTCGACCATGATGAAGTAGTCGACGTCGATGCCCAGCGCGCCCTCGACCGCCCACTTCGTGGCGTCGGCACCGGGGTCGCCGACGCCCTCGAACACGTCGGGGTGGTCGCGCGGCACGTTGGCGTAGACGGCGTTGAGCATCCACTCGAGCGGGTCGCCGCTGCCGGTGAAGCCGTTCGGGTACGCCTCGGCCAGCGGGGTGCCCTCGGGGAACGGGATCTGCGACAGGTTGCGCGGCAGCGAGATCATCGTCGTCGCGCCGGTCTCGGTGTCGATGCTGGCGACGATCTGGGTGTCCGGACGAAGACCGGTGCGGCCCTCGCCGGCGTCGCCGCCCAGGAAGAGCACGTTCAGTCGCGGCTTGTCGGCCCACGGGTCGGACACGTCGACGTCGGGCGTGGTGTTGCTGCCGCCGCTGGACGAGATGTTGCCGACGAGGTCGCGCTGCGTGAACGCGTACCGCGAGCCGACCGCCAGCGGCGCGACCACCACCGACGCACTGAGGACGACGACGAGCGCGCCGGCCAGCCGCTTGCCGGCGGGCAGGCCCTCGGGCTCCAGCGACCGGTGGCTGCCGACGGCGATGAGCAGCCAGGCCGCCGCGCCGGCCGCGAGCGCCGTCCCGAGGATCAGCATCATCTGCCGGTCGCCGCCGTACGACGCCAGCTCCGTCGGCGGGATCAGCACGACGACGGCGAGCGCCAGGATGGCGAGTGCGGCGAGGATGACCAGGACGGTCGTGCCAAGCCGGCGCTTGCCGGCGGCGATGAGCCCGGTGCCGGGGATCAGCGAGCCGAGAGCGGTGAGCCCGATGAAGCGACCGTAGCGCTGGTTGCGCTGGTCGCGGCGCGTCTGCAGCCGAGAACGTCGAGCTCCTTGAGCTCGTCGGGCGCGTTGCACCGGCCGGTCACCCCTCCTCGCTCTCACGTCGTCAGCACTCATGATCCGCTCTATTCGCCGAAGCCAGGATAATCACACCTCGGCCCGGCTCAGCCGGACCTCCGCGCAACCACCTGTGTAACAAGACGCGCGAACCGGCTCATAAGTTGCCATCGTGATCACCGTCACGGTTTCAGCAGCGCCCTGACGTCGGCGTCCTGGACCTGAGTGAAATCGACGTACCACTCACCGACCGCCTGGAACGTCCACGGCCGCTCCAGCACCACCACAGCGTCGGCCACCCGCTCCAGTTCCTCCACCGTCTCCCTCGGCCCCACCGGCACCGCGACGACCACCTGACCCGGCCGTGGGCGCGCCGTCACCAGCAGCTCCGTCGCCGCGCGCACCGTCGCCCCCGTCGCGATGCCGTCGTCCACCAGCACCACCGTCCGCCCCTCCAGCCGCGGCGGCGGGCGGTCGCCGCGCAGCAGGCGCTCCTTCTCCTCCGCCTCCTCCTGCGCCCGGCGGAACACCTGCTCCAGCTCGGCCGGCGGCAGCTGCACGCCGCTCACCACCGCGTCGTTCACCACCCGATGCCCCGACGCCGTCACCGCCCCCAGCGCCAGCTCCGGCTGCCACGGCACGCCCGCCTTGCGCACCACCAGCAGGTCCAGCTCGCCGTGCAGCGCCGCGGCCACCGGCGCCGCAACCGCCACGCCCCCGCGCGGCAACCCCAGCACCAGCACCTCCCCGGCGTCGCCGAGCCGCTCCAGGACCGCCGCCCCCAGCCGTTCACCAGCCTCGCGACGATCCCGCCAGCCCCGCCCGCGCGATCTCACACCACCCGACTTTGCCGTCTCCGCCGCCGGAACGGTAGCCTTGCGTCGCCCGGTGTTGCACCCAGTGCTCCAACGGGCATGGAGGCGTCGCCTAGCCCGGTTTATGGCGCCCGCCTGCTAAGCGGGTTGAGGGCTCAAACCCTCTCGCGGGTTCAAATCCCGCCGCCTCCGCCCCACCAGCAAGGATGCCGAGGGCCGGTCCGAGACAGGACCGGCCCGAAGCGGCTCCCGTCTCAGTTTTCGTCTCAGTTGTCATTCGTCCGGCCTCCACAGCAGCCCGTCGACCTGCTCAGCAACAGCGCGCCGGATCGAGTCGACGACATGCTGATAGCGAGCGGCCATAGCTGTCGTCGACCATCCCATGATGGACATGACGGTGCGCTCGGGCACGCCGAGGATCAACAGAGCGGTGGCGGCAGTGTGACGTGCGTCATGCAGCCGACCGTCACGGACACCCGCGGCCTTCAGCAGCCGCTTCCACTCGTGATAGTCCGTCGACGGCACCAACGCCCGGCCGTCCGGCTTCGCGAACACCCGATCCTCGTCGTGCCAGGCGTCGCCGGCCTCGCGACGTTCCCGGTCCTGCTGGCGGCGGTGGTCTTCAAGAAGCTTCATCAGCTCAGCCGGAACACCGACCTCTCGACGGCCGGCGCGGGACTTGGTCTCCTTCGTCTCCGGGTTGACGCGCTTGCGGTTCGGGCAGTCGCCGGCCCTCTTCTTCCCGCACGATCCGCTGCACCCGTGCGCGTATCGCGGCCGAAGGGCACTTCGCCGAACCCGCAGGGTCCCGGTCTTCAGGTCGACGTGTGACCACTTCAGGCCTAGCGCTTCGCCCTGACGAAGACCCAGCGCGAGCGCGATCGCCCACCGCGTACCGTTCCGGCGCTCCATGGCCAGCTTCAGCAGTCGTCGAGTCTCCTCGACCTCGTACGGTTCGACCTCGGGTTCTTCCAGCGATGGAGCCTTCGCCAGACTCGCCGGGTTCGCTGTCAGGTACCCGCGCTTCAAGGCCACGTTCAGGGCCAGTCGGATCGTCCGGTGCACGTGGTGAGCCGTGCCGGGCTTGCGGCCCTTCTCGACCTGGATCTTGAGGTAGAGCTTCTCCAGGTGTTCCGGTGCGAGGCGTTCGAGCCGGTGCTTCCCGATGCCGGGGATCAGATGGACCTTCACGTCAGTCAGGTAGCCCGCGTGTGTGTTGTGGCCAATGGTCGGCGGAACGGCGATGTTCTCGATCCAGTGCGTGAGCCACTTCTCGACGGTCCATCGCTGGCCGGCCTTACGAACCTTGCCGGTGTCGCGGTCGCGTTCGAGCTTGCGGACCGCGGCGATGACCTCGGCTTCGGTCTTGCGTTGCACGTGGCGGCGGTCCGGCGAGCCGTCGTCTTTGATGCCGACGGTGACGCGGCCGTGCCAGTCGCCGTCCTTCCCGAGGTAGATGCTCGATGCGCCGTTGGGTCTGCGGGTGGCCATCACGCGACCTGTCCCGCGGCTTCGGCACGGCTCAGCTGGTCGGCGACGTACTCGCGCAGGCACTCCAGCGGCACGCGCCGCAGGTAGCCGATCTTGATGGAGCGGATGTCTCCGCCCATGACCAGGGCGTACATGGTGGTCCGTCCGATGCGGAGATAGCGTGCGGCTTCCTCGATGGTCAGGACGTCACCGGCTGATCGCAGTTCGATCAGCGTCTCGTCGTCGTTCATGCGGGCTGTTCCTTCCATGTCACGCCGCCGGGGCAGCGGCAGGCCTTGCAGTTGCCGAAACACCGAGCGCCTGGGGTCCGGCGCGCGTCTTGGCGTCCTCGTAC containing:
- a CDS encoding helix-turn-helix domain-containing protein; translation: MNDDETLIELRSAGDVLTIEEAARYLRIGRTTMYALVMGGDIRSIKIGYLRRVPLECLREYVADQLSRAEAAGQVA
- a CDS encoding tyrosine-type recombinase/integrase; its protein translation is MATRRPNGASSIYLGKDGDWHGRVTVGIKDDGSPDRRHVQRKTEAEVIAAVRKLERDRDTGKVRKAGQRWTVEKWLTHWIENIAVPPTIGHNTHAGYLTDVKVHLIPGIGKHRLERLAPEHLEKLYLKIQVEKGRKPGTAHHVHRTIRLALNVALKRGYLTANPASLAKAPSLEEPEVEPYEVEETRRLLKLAMERRNGTRWAIALALGLRQGEALGLKWSHVDLKTGTLRVRRSALRPRYAHGCSGSCGKKRAGDCPNRKRVNPETKETKSRAGRREVGVPAELMKLLEDHRRQQDRERREAGDAWHDEDRVFAKPDGRALVPSTDYHEWKRLLKAAGVRDGRLHDARHTAATALLILGVPERTVMSIMGWSTTAMAARYQHVVDSIRRAVAEQVDGLLWRPDE
- a CDS encoding phosphoribosyltransferase, producing the protein MRSRGRGWRDRREAGERLGAAVLERLGDAGEVLVLGLPRGGVAVAAPVAAALHGELDLLVVRKAGVPWQPELALGAVTASGHRVVNDAVVSGVQLPPAELEQVFRRAQEEAEEKERLLRGDRPPPRLEGRTVVLVDDGIATGATVRAATELLVTARPRPGQVVVAVPVGPRETVEELERVADAVVVLERPWTFQAVGEWYVDFTQVQDADVRALLKP
- a CDS encoding LCP family protein — translated: MQRARRAQGARRSRLQTRRDQRNQRYGRFIGLTALGSLIPGTGLIAAGKRRLGTTVLVILAALAILALAVVVLIPPTELASYGGDRQMMLILGTALAAGAAAWLLIAVGSHRSLEPEGLPAGKRLAGALVVVLSASVVVAPLAVGSRYAFTQRDLVGNISSSGGSNTTPDVDVSDPWADKPRLNVLFLGGDAGEGRTGLRPDTQIVASIDTETGATTMISLPRNLSQIPFPEGTPLAEAYPNGFTGSGDPLEWMLNAVYANVPRDHPDVFEGVGDPGADATKWAVEGALGIDVDYFIMVDLAGFEAVVDALGGITVNVPRDIPWGNKSLPDGSCTQANGYIEEGDDQLLDGFHALWFARSRCGSDDYERMERQRCVMNAIVDKADPATLLSQYQSLASAAGDIITSDVPADLFPALIELMVKVRTQPLESLTLDNEFFGSMGTTSSDPDYDQLHARIQEILAGTPATPDAGETTPPDEDTTEATSQNASSERSGADVQQASGEAEEPADEPTDGATDEPAADEPVDAGSVC